The following are from one region of the Dermacentor albipictus isolate Rhodes 1998 colony chromosome 5, USDA_Dalb.pri_finalv2, whole genome shotgun sequence genome:
- the LOC139060309 gene encoding uncharacterized protein codes for MFIRAEVCNVFLASRLMYVLQVLHCSRLRLQALHRVFATFIWSSSCESMRRDNLFLPLERGGLGLVHLFVRQIVSRLFFFRDSDHPFLREMLQLRLVQYVPNIVVSSNVKDVPQIPWGFLKEVVDTFLFLKVRFSLEYVFTASRKAISAALVDSIFPDPLYRAPYLSRPYQDVLKRVRKMCVPPGVKTFFFKLHSETLPVKTWLNSRGCFVPWTTNCRLCPRAETIDHCFIDCRDAVFFWDILQRTLKKDIDITPYSIRFLPFKVPGGPPYDMFITLGLYSLWRSRLCDRHAESPRSTKSFFRESAAYVRSVYAAQESPPVWMHLLDACVCLSEF; via the coding sequence atgttcatTCGTGCTGAGGTGTGCAACgtgttcttagcttcccgtctgatgtatgtgctgcaagtactgcactgctcacgacttcgccttcaggcactgcatcgcgtatttgcaacatttatttggagttcgagctgtgaatcgatgcggcgcgacaatctgttcctcccccttgaacgtggtggcctaggattagtacacctcttTGTCAGacaaattgtttctcgcctgtttttctttcgagacagtgaccatccgtttttgcgtgaaatgttgcaactccgtttagttcagtatgttcctaatatagtagtgtcatcaaatgtaAAGGATGTCCCACAGAttccttggggctttctcaaagaggttgttgacacatttcttttcttgaaagttagattcagcctggagtatgTGTTCACTGccagtcgaaaagcaatttctgcggcactggtggactctattttcccagatcctttgtatcgtgcaccttatttaagccgaccttatcaggatgtacttaagcgcgtccgaaaaatgtgtgtccctcctggagtaaaaacatttttctttaaattacattcagAAACACTTCCTGTGAAAACTTGGTtaaattcgaggggttgctttgtgccatggacaacaaactgtcggctctgtccacgtgccgaaaccatagatcattgcttcatagactgtagggacgctgtatttttttgggacattctccaacggacgcttaaaaaggacattgacataacTCCATATTCAATTAGGTTTCTGCCGTTTAAGGTTccgggtggtcctccctatgacatgttcattacaCTTGGcttatatagcctgtggagaagtagactgtgtgatcgccatgccgaaagcccgcgatctacaaagtccTTCTTTCGTGAAAGTGCTGcctatgtaagaagtgtgtacgccgCGCAGGAATCTCCACCAgtctggatgcacttgttggacgcatgtgtgtgtttgtccgagttttaa